A window of Acinetobacter sp. TR3 contains these coding sequences:
- a CDS encoding NAD(+) kinase, with protein MQISHKSFRNIGLIGRPDKNSVVETLCLIHDHLITLGLNPVFDQETAKLVPYSYGQTVSRNLLGEVVDLVIVVGGDGSLLHAARALVRYNTPVIGINRGRLGFLTDIKPAEAIFKLDQVLQGQFQLDRRFLLEMEVRTNNETIYDAIALNDVVLHSGKSVHMIDFELSIDGQYVYRQHSDGLIVSTPTGSTAYSLSGGGPILHPSMDAIALVPMHPHTLSSRPIVVGGQSEIKITIRENRVLPMVSADGQHSVALNVGDTVHIRKHPFKLSLLHPPGYDFYMACRTKLGWNQDFESFQQDDS; from the coding sequence GTGCAAATTTCACATAAATCCTTTCGAAATATTGGTCTAATTGGGCGACCAGATAAGAATTCTGTAGTAGAAACGTTATGTTTAATTCATGATCATTTGATCACTTTAGGCTTAAATCCCGTTTTTGATCAGGAAACAGCCAAACTTGTACCTTATAGTTATGGTCAGACCGTGAGCCGTAATTTATTAGGTGAAGTAGTCGATTTGGTGATCGTTGTGGGTGGAGACGGTTCTTTACTTCATGCGGCACGTGCTTTAGTCAGATACAATACACCAGTTATTGGGATTAACCGTGGTCGACTCGGATTCTTAACTGATATTAAGCCGGCAGAAGCAATTTTTAAACTGGATCAGGTACTACAAGGTCAATTTCAACTAGATCGACGTTTCTTGCTCGAAATGGAAGTTCGTACCAATAACGAAACCATTTATGATGCAATTGCCCTAAATGATGTGGTGTTACACTCAGGTAAATCGGTTCATATGATCGATTTCGAACTGAGTATTGATGGGCAATATGTCTATCGTCAGCACAGTGATGGTTTAATTGTGTCAACACCAACAGGCTCGACCGCTTATTCGCTTTCGGGTGGTGGACCAATCCTACACCCAAGTATGGATGCGATTGCACTTGTACCAATGCACCCACATACTTTGTCATCTCGTCCAATCGTAGTTGGTGGACAGAGTGAGATTAAGATTACAATTCGTGAAAATCGTGTCTTGCCGATGGTGAGTGCGGATGGACAACATAGTGTTGCATTAAATGTAGGTGATACGGTGCATATTCGTAAACATCCGTTTAAACTAAGCCTACTACATCCACCTGGTTATGATTTTTATATGGCATGTCGTACCAAATTGGGGTGGAATCAAGATTTTGAATCTTTTCAACAGGATGACTCATGA